From a single Arachis hypogaea cultivar Tifrunner chromosome 3, arahy.Tifrunner.gnm2.J5K5, whole genome shotgun sequence genomic region:
- the LOC112790610 gene encoding AT-rich interactive domain-containing protein 4, whose amino-acid sequence MMFHSQGSSRPSSLLAVLNGGKSCEDKQKEKQEEASASENQSQYPFPELSSSGRLEVTVLTKPTVDELGRVIEQLQPDFVYLQGRQLEESGEIGSLIWEDFDLSSPEALCALFCSKLPNTVYLETPKGENLAEALHSKGIPYTIYWENDFLKYAASHFHQALFSVAQSTSSHTWDAFQLALATFRLYCVRNNVFPPNNNKGGGKLGPQILGDPPNIDVGTSEHDIEQEETEPESISAITIYDTDVNMRFLVCGVNCTLDAFLLGSLEDGLNALLCTEIRGCKLYNRTSAPLPPLQAATFSRGLVTMRCDISTCSSAHISLLVSGSADTCFNDQLLENHIKKELIEKSQLVQAVPNHVRSKLSYSEPRRSSSVACGSSVFEVCMRVPAWASQILRQLAPNVSYRSLVILGVASIQGLPVASFHKDDAERLLFFCTRKGKENSSNDPVFSGYPTWLMPPAPSRKRFEPCSRKKSEDFRSDRHKLDFAAMRPIPHSNYHKILPFSGLSEGERHGEHGKSNQLLAPIRHNVVGINSVPKRKSASNTFQALQVISLNPLPMKKHGCDRAPIRVCSEEEFLRDVMQFLIHRGHNRLVPPGGIAEFPDAILNAKRLDLFNLYREVVSRGGFHVGNGINWKGQVFSKMRNHTLTNRMTGVGNTLKRHYETYLLEYELAHDDVDGECCLLCHSSAAGDWVNCGICGEWAHFGCDRRQGLGAFKDYAKTDGLEYVCPHCSISTYRKKSQKTLSFD is encoded by the exons ATGATGTTCCATTCTCAGGGTTCTTCAAGGCCTTCTAGTCTTCTTGCTGTCCTGAATGGTGGTAAATCATGTGAGGATAAGCaaaaagagaagcaagaggaagcTTCTGCTTCGGAGAATCAATCACAATACCCCTTTCCGGAGCTTTCTTCCTCTGGTCGTCTTGAG GTGACGGTATTAACTAAACCTACTGTGGATGAACTCGGTCGAGTAATTGAGCAACTGCAGCCAGATTTTGTTTACCTACAAGGTAGACAGCTAGAAGAAAGTGGAGAAATTGGATCTCTTATATGGGAAGATTTTGACCTGTCTAGTCCAGAAGCATTATGTGCATTGTTTTGTTCAAAATTACCTAATACT GTTTATTTGGAAACTCCTAAGGGAGAAAACTTGGCAGAGGCACTCCACTCTAAG GGAATTCCTTACACCATATATTGGGAAAATGACTTTTTAAAGTATGCAGCTTCTCATTTTCATCAAGCTTTGTTCTCAGTGGCACAGAG TACATCGAGTCACACATGGGATGCTTTCCAGCTTGCTCTTGCAACTTTCAGACTATACTGTGTACGAAACAATGTCTTTCCTCCTAACAATAATAAAGGTGGTGGCAAGCTTGGGCCACAAATTCTTGGTGACCCTCCCAATATTGATGTTGGTACAAGTGAACATGACATAGAACAGGAGGAGACTGAACCTGAGAGCATTTCTGCTATAACAATATATGATACTGATGTGAACATGAGATTTCTTGTTTGTGGAGTTAATTGCACTTTG gATGCTTTTTTATTGGGGTCATTAGAGGATGGACTTAATGCTCTCCTATGCACAGAA ATACGTGGATGTAAACTTTACAACCGAACAAG TGCTCCACTACCACCTCTCCAAGCAGCAACATTCTCACGTGGTTTGGTGACCATGCGTTGTGATATATCCACTTGTAGTTCTGCTCATATATCACTTTTGGTGTCTGGTAGTGCAGACACTTGTTTTAATGATCAG CTTTTGGAGAATCATATTAAAAAAGAGCTCATTGAGAAGAGTCAACTTGTTCAAGCAGTTCCTAATCACGTACGAAGCAAATTGTCTTACTCTGAGCCTCGAAGATCATCCTCAGTAGCCTGTGGATCAAGCGTCTTTGAAGTTTGCATGCGTGTTCCTGCATGGGCTTCACAG ATTCTGAGACAGCTGGCTCCTAATGTATCATACCGTAGCCTAGTGATTTTGGGAGTTGCTAGTATTCAAGGATTGCCAGTTGCATCATTTCATAAAGATGATGCTGAACGTCTCCTTTTCTTTTGTACTAGGAAGGGGAAAGAAAACTCTAGTAATGATCCTGTTTTCTCTGGGTATCCTACATGGCTGATGCCTCCAGCACCTAGTCGAAAAAGATTTGAACCATGCTCTAGGAAAAAGTCAGAGGATTTTCGTAGTGATAGACATAAATTAGATTTTGCTGCAATGAGACCAATTCCTCATTCTAATTATCATAAGATTCTTCCCTTTTCGGGATTATCTGAGGGTGAAAGGCATGGGGAACATGGAAAGTCAAATCAGTTACTTGCTCCTATTAGGCATAATGTTGTAGGCATAAATTCTGTACCAAAGAGGAAATCTGCATCAAACACATTTCAAGCTCTTCAGGTTATTTCTTTAAATCCGCTACCTATGAAAAAGCATGGTTGTGACAGAGCTCCGATACGAGTTTGCTCAGAG GAGGAATTCTTGAGGGATGTGATGCAGTTTCTAATCCATCGAGGGCATAATCGCCTAGTCCCACCGGGTGGGATAGCGGAGTTTCCTGATGCCATTCTCAATGCAAAACGCCTTGATCTTTTCAACCTGTATAGAGAG GTGGTTTCAAGAGGAGGCTTTCATGTTGGGAATGGTATCAACTGGAAAGGGCAAGTTTTCTCAAAGATGCGCAATCACACTCTGACAAATAGAATGACG GGTGTTGGCAATACATTGAAGAGACATTATGAGACTTATCTTTTAGAATATGAATTAGCTCACGATGACGTAGATGGGGAGTGCTGCTTGTTGTGTCACAG TAGTGCAGCAGGGGACTGGGTGAACTGTGGTATATGTGGTGAGTGGGCTCACTTTGGATGTGATAGGCGGCAGGGACTTGGGGCATTTAAG GACTATGCTAAAACTGATGGGCTGGAATACGTTTGTCCTCACTGCAGCATTTCAACTTATagaaaaaaatctcaaaaaactCTCTCATTTGACTAG